The DNA segment AATAATATCTCTGAGAAGCGCATGTATGGATCATTGATACCAGACAAACGTTGCTTTGTAACATATGGTTTATCCATTCTGTTATCATCCCATTTGTTCAATACTATACCACCGCCGTCAGATTTACTGCCAGGTTTAAATGATATAAGTTTTTCAACACTTTTTCCTGTACTGCCAGTTACAGTACATGTTACATCCCGCCGCATATCATTAGGGTCGAAATCTCCATAATAGTAAATAGGGTTAAAACGACTTTGACCATAACTTTTACAAGGATATCCATTACTTGAACCACCACTTGAAGGACGTCCAAAAGCATATGGTCGTTCTGTCTGTACTCCTTGTGTTTCGACAATTTCGTAGATACTCTCAGAGGAGTATGTCTCAGAAGAAGCGTCGTCCATCATTGTCTGTTGAAATACATATTGGTATGGATTTCCTGAACATACACCAGATCTTGGATCTGTAGTACATAATGATGCGGCACCATGGTTATCTACACAGTCTTGTAAATATTTAGCTGCAATAGTATAGAATTTTGCCCAGTCAGATCTTCTTCCATAAGCACTTTTTGTTGTTGCTGATGTAGAAATATTGTTGAAAGTTATGGTTTTTCCTTCTATATCCTTATAGAAATCATTACCAAGATCAGTGCGTCTTGTTGCGTAACCACCAGCATATAGGCATATTCTTCCTATAAGGCCATCTACATAATTACGACTCATTGTGTTTTTTGTTGTTGATGTTACATAATACATGTATGGTTCAACACGCTGCAGGTCGTTTAGTACGCATTCGTATATAGAATCGCGTGGTGTTAGTCCATTTGCTTTTTGGCCTGTAACGGTAGTGTAGGGTACATCGCCAAAGAAACGGCATAGTTCCATATAACAAGTTGATCTTAAAGCCACAGCCTGACCGTAAAGGTCGGACATTACACTTGCTGACCCAGAATTCATATATTCTTTATATGTATCTGTAGCCTCAAATTGGCCAATAAGTGTATTACAAGTAGATATGATGGAATACAAATTATTATATGCCGTCTTAAAGTTTCCATCAATATCTATATTATATGAAGAAGTTCCTCCTGGATATAAATTTTCAGGAATTTGTCTGGCAGCTTGCGCGTCCCATGCTTCTGGATGTCGCTCAGAATCAGAACCACCAATTACAACATCATAAAATACTCCGTTAGAGTGAACAGAACCACTTGCTCTCCATAACTCATATGCATTGTCAAGTGCTAATTTAGCTGTTCTAGGATTAGAGTATACGAAATCTGGCGTGGCTGTTGATGGGGATGATGTATTCAGATAATCACTACAGGATGTTGTCATACCTATAATGCTGACACCTAATATAGTATATTTAAATATATTTTTCATTTCTGTATTTTTTAAAGGTTTAACTAAAAGTCAAGATTCAGACCAAATGTGAATGAACGAGAGCGTGGATAAGAACCGAAATCTAGTCCAATTGTAGGATATTCAGAACTGTTCATGTCTTCTTTTGTATTTACTTCAGGGTCAAGGCCTGAATAACCTGTAATGCAGAATACGTTGCTTGCTGTTGCGTATATTCGACAACGCTGAATTCCAATTTTAGATGTGAGTGATTTTGGCAATGTGTAACCTATTGTGAGTGTATTTAGACGCAAGTAATCAGATCTTTCAACAAATGTTGATAATGTTACACCGTTCTCATAATATGGCAACCAATATTCTGCTCCTGCATTAGCAGCGTTAAGCTCTTCTGGTGTAGTCAACGGATGTAATTCACCATTTTCTACTGAATAGATTTTATAGCATTTATTTGCTATGTCAAGTCTATTACAGCCAAACGAATTGTCTTTGTTTCCATATAAAGAAGAAAGCGCAGTAGCATTATATACATGTCCGCCGAATGCATATGTAAATGTAGCTCCAAAGTCAACGTTCTTATATCTAGCCGCAATATTGAATCCTCCTGTATGCGCAGGTGTAACTTTTCCTAAGTCTGTTATATCATTTTCATCAATTTTGCCATCTCCATTTTCATCATGGATTTTGACTGCTCCGGGAAAAGCATTTGCGTCTGTAGTAGTGGCCGCCCCATTCGAATCTTTTGTCGTTTTCTTAACAAGAAAATTCTTACGACCATTGTAGGTTCCCATAAATGTTCCTTCATCAGGCACATTGTCTTTTAATGTATAAGTCTTTGTTGCTGCATCATAGTTAAAGTCATTAGTTGTATAGAAGCCATCGCACTTATAACCGCGAATTAATCCAACAGGAGATCCTACTCTGAATGCATAATCATATAGTGGCTGTGTGGCACTAGAAGCCCATTTAGATGAATAACCTGTAGTTACACCATCGGCAAGTTCATCAATATTATTTTTATTATAATTGTATGTACCTGATATGTTAAGAGAGAAGTCTTTAGTATTTATAATATCATAATTAAGCCCAAGCTCGATACCTTTATTTGATGTTCTTCCTACATTCTGATATTGGTAAGAATATCCAGTTGAGGCATCAATAGGCACTTTCATGAGCAAATCTTTTGTATAGTTCCAATAGAAATCTACACTACCAGATAATCGATTATTGAAAAGACCAAAGTCTACTCCAATATTTCGTGAAACTGTTGTTTCCCATTTTAGATTTGGATTTGATTTTAGACCGGTAGAAGAGAATTGTAATCCACTTTGTCCATTTGTTATAACTTCTTGCATATCATAAGTCTCCTGCCATAAGCTTGAATTGATATTATCAGATCCAGCTTCACCATATGAGAGACGCAGTTTTAAATTGCTTAGCCATTCTGTAGTTGATTTCATAAACGGCTCATCAATTATTCGCCATGCGAAAGCAGCAGCAGGAAAATAGCCCCATTGCTTATTAGGCGCAAATTTAGAAGAACCATCTGCACGGAGGGTTGCAGTAATGAGATATCTGTCTAAGTAAGCATAGTTGGCACGTCCGAACCATGATTTTGTTTTGTTTGGTATGCCTACTGAATTATTGAAGTATGTATAAGGGTCATTTTTTGCATACATACCAATCATGCCAAAGGCTTGATTCATATCGAAAGTTATTGGATAGTTTGCTCCGACCATCGTTTGTGAATCTGACTTTGAAGCCAATAGTTCACTACCAAGTAGAACAGATAAATTGTGAGCTTTACTTAAACCTTGAACTTGATAATTTAATGTGTTGGTGAAAGATAAACGCCATCCGTCTCCTGTTCCCAATTTTGCATACGAATAACCTTTTGTCCAGTCTGAGACAAGTCCTCCATCCCAATATTTGGATTTACTCCAGTTCCGGCCTACACCTAATTCCGTTTTATATGTCAAACCTTTAATGATTTCCCATGTCAAATCGAAGGTACCATGTAGGGCCTGTCTATCATTAATACTTGTTATATCATTTGAAACAGCTAATGGACTTTTTGCTGGGTCCATAAGATTACCACCGCCATTTCCGAATCCTGTATTATAGTCACCATCTCCAAAGAACTTTTCGATTGGACAGAATGCATAAGCATATGATAATGCTGAACCGCGGCTATTTACCATTCCATCAGAGCCTTGAACTTCTACTTCATGATAGCGAACATCAGCGTCAAAGGTAAGATTCTTTAGTAGTTTCTGTTTCAGTTTTAAGTCAATGTTCCAACGGCTGAAACCTGATTTATCTTTAATACCCTTATCATTAAGGTAACCGGCATTAAAGACCAT comes from the Xylanibacter oryzae DSM 17970 genome and includes:
- a CDS encoding RagB/SusD family nutrient uptake outer membrane protein, translating into MKNIFKYTILGVSIIGMTTSCSDYLNTSSPSTATPDFVYSNPRTAKLALDNAYELWRASGSVHSNGVFYDVVIGGSDSERHPEAWDAQAARQIPENLYPGGTSSYNIDIDGNFKTAYNNLYSIISTCNTLIGQFEATDTYKEYMNSGSASVMSDLYGQAVALRSTCYMELCRFFGDVPYTTVTGQKANGLTPRDSIYECVLNDLQRVEPYMYYVTSTTKNTMSRNYVDGLIGRICLYAGGYATRRTDLGNDFYKDIEGKTITFNNISTSATTKSAYGRRSDWAKFYTIAAKYLQDCVDNHGAASLCTTDPRSGVCSGNPYQYVFQQTMMDDASSETYSSESIYEIVETQGVQTERPYAFGRPSSGGSSNGYPCKSYGQSRFNPIYYYGDFDPNDMRRDVTCTVTGSTGKSVEKLISFKPGSKSDGGGIVLNKWDDNRMDKPYVTKQRLSGINDPYMRFSEILLMLAEVYAEDGTTVQNTSLANTYLAQVHNRAFKTPTLSNVSQFITDCGGLKKAILQERKLEFGGEGMRRYDLIRTGMLQDANTDFHAKTSAMLNGLSTQGYYTFPNGNQISNYIWIKDVDAKSLKGYRLTGQCTDTTDPILFPGWRGQNNNWEAYGFTGTATNLAIKGLFNYIDPAGSEAKALEASGYKKTEWGKTLLTYQVDYNTYILSGCVANTPPIYLVPLSSETCSTAGVTNGYGFSSNAQ
- a CDS encoding SusC/RagA family TonB-linked outer membrane protein — protein: MYKLRRISLTLLLSMLCLVTFAQKNLTGSVKDSNGDPMIGVTVKVKGTSFGAATDLNGNFTLQNVKNDAQLVFSYIGCATQTVSTNGRTNITVVMKDDSKSLDDVVVIGYGTMKKRDLTGSVASVNSDKLTAIPVADVSQALQGKLPGVSVTSQDGRPGANVSIRVRGGGSITQSNDPLFIVDGVPTSSISEIPAEQIESIDVLKDASSTAIYGARGANGVILVTTKGAKEGKVRVSYSGYMQINKAAKTLKGQDAQDYVEDLWSYGAAMQTVSGSYGDAVAKCFGLGSAYGNHFNDYANVNGHNWTDDLLRTTTSWNHNISISGGTDKTQMVFNAGYLNDKGIKDKSGFSRWNIDLKLKQKLLKNLTFDADVRYHEVEVQGSDGMVNSRGSALSYAYAFCPIEKFFGDGDYNTGFGNGGGNLMDPAKSPLAVSNDITSINDRQALHGTFDLTWEIIKGLTYKTELGVGRNWSKSKYWDGGLVSDWTKGYSYAKLGTGDGWRLSFTNTLNYQVQGLSKAHNLSVLLGSELLASKSDSQTMVGANYPITFDMNQAFGMIGMYAKNDPYTYFNNSVGIPNKTKSWFGRANYAYLDRYLITATLRADGSSKFAPNKQWGYFPAAAFAWRIIDEPFMKSTTEWLSNLKLRLSYGEAGSDNINSSLWQETYDMQEVITNGQSGLQFSSTGLKSNPNLKWETTVSRNIGVDFGLFNNRLSGSVDFYWNYTKDLLMKVPIDASTGYSYQYQNVGRTSNKGIELGLNYDIINTKDFSLNISGTYNYNKNNIDELADGVTTGYSSKWASSATQPLYDYAFRVGSPVGLIRGYKCDGFYTTNDFNYDAATKTYTLKDNVPDEGTFMGTYNGRKNFLVKKTTKDSNGAATTTDANAFPGAVKIHDENGDGKIDENDITDLGKVTPAHTGGFNIAARYKNVDFGATFTYAFGGHVYNATALSSLYGNKDNSFGCNRLDIANKCYKIYSVENGELHPLTTPEELNAANAGAEYWLPYYENGVTLSTFVERSDYLRLNTLTIGYTLPKSLTSKIGIQRCRIYATASNVFCITGYSGLDPEVNTKEDMNSSEYPTIGLDFGSYPRSRSFTFGLNLDF